One segment of Panicum virgatum strain AP13 chromosome 1K, P.virgatum_v5, whole genome shotgun sequence DNA contains the following:
- the LOC120657404 gene encoding uncharacterized protein LOC120657404, with protein MFSLRSTLALNKKQLKPSTSTTVLLIVFILTLYVTACEGRHLRVHGSQDDCPSKLSPSPPKGVIDDDGAAKGKMSSSPEVLVGSNMLDASMSDDEAVTEVKKEVASSGVVARNARNVVRVLQQLHHRWHEDDQGIHLDYAQPRTHTPHHNR; from the exons ATGTTTAGCCTGAGATCTACCCTAGCTCTCAACAAGAAGCAGCTAAAGCCAAGCACCTCCACTACCGTCCTCCTAATTGTGTTCATCCTAACTCTATACGTTACCGCCTGCGAAGGTCGCCATCTCCGTGTTCATGGCAGCCAGGACGACTGCCCAAGCAAGCTGTCTCCCTCACCACCCAAG GGTGTAATAGATGATGATGGTGCTGCCAAAGGGAAGATGAGCTCCTCACCGGAGGTTCTAGTTGGAAGCAACATGCTGGATGCATCAATGAGCGATGACGAAGCAGTGACCGAGGTCAAGAAGGAAGTGGCATCATCAGGTGTGGTAGCTAGAAATGCTAGAAACGTTGTTAGGGTTTTGCAACAGCTTCATCATCGTTGGCATGAAGACGATCAGGGAATCCATCTGGATTACGCTCAACCTAGAACCCATACTCCGCATCATAACCGATGA
- the LOC120711776 gene encoding uncharacterized protein LOC120711776, translated as MGAAAADLEARQLRILARIADLELAAQQRRLGAFSISAAPPSEDGDAGAGATEARLSALLAARGVRDFAFRRVPADYYDRPLEERRGLLRADSVAQLCKSIVMVNTQAAADVVDCSNPKNSKYYVVVIQYMARLNAENIKNFLYELNEKQTPKKRFNMRLAPEEESHKLTGFVHNAVTCIGMETNIPVIIDEAITKLDEDFFWLGGGEVDLKLGMRTSQYLSAFSPFVVKCS; from the exons atgggcgccgcggcggccgaccTCGAGGCCCGTCAGCTCCGCATCCTCGCCCGGATCGCGGACCTCGAGCTGGCTgcgcagcagcgccgcctcGGGGCGTTCTCcatctccgccgcgccgccctcggAGGACGGCGACGCCGGCGCGGGGGCCACCGAGGCGCGGCTCTCGGCCCTCCTGGCCGCGCGGGGCGTGCGGGACTTCGCCTTCCGGCGCGTGCCCGCGGACTACTACGACCGCCCCCTCGAGGAGCGacgcggcctcctccgcgccgactCGGTCGCTCAGCTCTGCAAGAGCATCGTCATG GTGAACACCCAAGCCGCTGCAGATGTTGTTGACTGCAGCAATCCAAAGAATTCAAAATACTATGTCGTTGTTATTCAG TATATGGCACGGCTTAACGCTGAAAACATCAAGAACTTCCTGTACGAACTAAATGAGAAGCAAACACCCAAAAAGAGATTTAACA TGAGGTTGGCACCAGAAGAGGAGTCGCACAAGCTCACTGGGTTTGTGCACAACGCTGTCACATGCATCGGGATGGAAACAAACATACCG GTTATCATAGATGAAGCTATCACCAAGTTGGATGAGGATTTCTTCTGGCTGGGTGGTGGAGAAGTTGACCTCAAGCTCGGGATGCGAACCTCACAATACCTAAGTGCCTTCAGTCCATTCGTTGTGAAATGCAGCTGA
- the LOC120711786 gene encoding scarecrow-like protein 27, with product MRAALFGAERNGAADLGGGGKALYWPEGKAKALVEPRSVLDCTRSPSPNNSTSTLSSSLGGGGGADSTGVAAVSDSSAAAAAEATKWGAPGERGGGGKEDWAGGCELPPIPAGLDMGLVGGDSWDAVLGNAAAAGQDQTFLNWIIGAAGDLDQPGPPLPVHQQPLLDNAAFGFPAADPLGFSLDPHLGGVASDMSSPGAVSHTTNSGGGSKVSSAFGLFSTESASLQPPPPPPVLFHEGIDTKPPLLGAQPPGPLLHQFQHQPPPATTFFMPLPSFPDHNQQSPLLQPPPKRHQSMGDDLYLARNRAAAAAAQGLPFPPLHGPAPFQLQPSPPPPQGAMKTTAAEAAQQQLLDELAAAAKAAEAGNSIGAREILARLNHQLPPLGKPFLRSASYLKEALLLALAEGYHGACRLTSPLDVALKLAAYKSFSDLSPVLQFTNFTATQALLDETAGSTASCIHVIDFDLGVGGQWASFLQELAHRRGAGGAALPFVKLTAFVSAASHHPLELRLTRDNIAQFAADLGIPFEFNAVSADTINPAELISTTGDEVVAVVLPVGCSARAPPLPAILRLVKQLGPKIVVAIDHGGDRADLPFSQHFLNCFQSCVFLLDSLDAAGIDADSACKIEKFLIQPRIEDAVLGRGKVDKPMAWRSAFTAAGFAPVPPSNLAEAQADCLLKRVQVRGFHVEKCGVGLTLYWQRGELVTVSAWRC from the coding sequence ATGAGGGCGGCGCTGTTCGGTGCCGAGCGGAACGGGGCAGCagacctcggcggcggcgggaaggcGCTGTACTGGCCGGAGGGGAAGGCGAAGGCGCTGGTGGAGCCGAGGTCCGTGCTGGACTGCACGCGGAGCCCCAGCCCCAACAACTCCACATCGACGCTGTCGTCgtccctgggcggcggcggcggcgcggactcgaccggcgtggcggcggtctcggacagcagcgccgccgccgctgccgaagCCACCAAATGGGGAGCCcctggcgagcgcggcggcggcgggaaggaGGACTGGGCCGGCGGCTGTGAGCTGCCGCCGATCCCCGCCGGCCTCGACATggggctcgtcggcggcgacagCTGGGACGCCGTGCTCGGCAACGCCGCTGCCGCGGGGCAGGACCAGACCTTCCTCAACTGGATCATtggggccgccggcgacctggaTCAGCCGGGGCCGCCGCTCCCCGTGCACCAGCAGCCGCTCCTGGACAATGCGGCCTTCGGGTTCCCTGCCGCGGACCCGCTGGGCTTCTCGCTCGATCCCCATCTCGGCGGCGTCGCCTCCGACATGTCATCCCCGGGTGCTGTGTCGCACACTACCAACAGCGGCGGGGGCAGCAAGGTGTCCTCAGCTTTCGGCCTCTTCTCGACGGAGTCCGCCtccctgcagccgccgccgccgcctccggtgcTGTTCCACGAAGGTATCGACACAAAGCCCCCTCTTCTCGGTGCGCAGCCGCCCGGACCCCTCCTCCACCAGTTCCAGcaccagccgccgcccgccacaaCCTTCTTCATGCCACTTCCGTCTTTCCCTGATCACAACCAGCAGTCCCCACTCCTCCAGCCTCCACCCAAACGCCATCAATCCATGGGAGATGACCTCTATCTCGCCAGaaaccgggcggcggcggcggcggcgcagggtctCCCCTTTCCACCACTGCATGGCCCTGCtccattccagctccagccttcgccgccgccgccccagggGGCGATGAAGACGACAGCTGCGgaggcggcgcagcagcagTTGCTGGACGAGCTGGCCGCGGCGGCAAAGGCCGCCGAAGCCGGCAATTCCATTGGCGCGCGAGAGATATTGGCGCGGCTCAATCACCAGCTTCCCCCGCTCGGGAAGCCGTTCCTCCGCTCCGCCTCCTACCTCAAGGAGgccctcctcctcgcgctcgccgAAGGTTACCACGGCGCCTGCCGCCTCACATCACCACTGGACGTTGCCCTCAAGCTCGCGGCGTACAAGTCTTTCTCTGACCTGTCGCCCGTGCTCCAGTTCACCAACTTCACGGCAACGCAGGCGCTTCTTGACGAAACTGCAGGCAGCACAGCTTCCTGCATCCATGTCATTGATTTTGATCTCGGCGTTGGAGGCCAGTGGGCATCCTTCTTGCAGGAGCTCGCACACCGCCGCGGCGCAGGTGGTGCAGCTCTGCCGTTCGTTAAGCTCACTGCCTTTGTATCAGCTGCTTCCCACCATCCACTGGAGCTGCGTCTTACCCGGGATAACATCGCACAGTTTGCTGCAGACCTTGGAATTCCCTTCGAGTTCAATGCTGTCAGTGCGGATACGATCAATCCTGCGGAGCTCATTTCTACCACTGGCGATGAAGTTGTAGCTGTTGTCCTCCCTGTTGGCTGCTCTGCTCGTGCACCACCGCTGCCAGCAATCCTTCGGTTGGTGAAACAGCTTGGCCCTAAGATTGTGGTTGCCATAGACCATGGCGGTGATCGTGCTGACCTTCCGTTCTCGCAGCACTTCTTGAATTGCTTCCAGTCTTGTGTGTTCCTCCTTGATTCACTCGATGCCGCTGGCATTGATGCTGATTCTGCCTGCAAGATTGAGAAGTTTCTGATTCAACCAAGAATTGAGGATGCGGTGCTTGGGCGGGGCAAGGTGGACAAGCCAATGGCATGGAGGAGTGCATTTACTGCTGCTGGGTTCGCACCTGTTCCACCCAGCAACCTAGCGGAGGCACAGGCCGACTGCCTCCTGAAGCGGGTGCAGGTCCGCGGCTTCCATGTGGAGAAATGTGGGGTTGGGCTGACACTCTATTGGCAACGCGGCGAGCTTGTCACTGTATCAGCGTGGCGGTGCTGA